One genomic segment of Desulfosporosinus sp. Sb-LF includes these proteins:
- a CDS encoding nitrite reductase produces the protein MSLEIGNKEKMIKTCQAILESCEKPFVWEEEDTYKYGDYKKPFNLFLPHQQIDNELHNLFEKFSNSSYLYDQIKATCTLDEEWAEYGTYGMDRDFSCYFSKFTLKPEYVEQVKTYFNNRLSELQKSKSEIESR, from the coding sequence ATGTCCTTGGAGATAGGAAATAAAGAAAAGATGATTAAAACCTGTCAAGCTATCTTGGAATCTTGCGAAAAACCTTTTGTCTGGGAAGAAGAAGATACATATAAATATGGCGACTATAAAAAGCCTTTTAATCTTTTTCTGCCGCATCAACAGATAGATAACGAGTTACATAATCTGTTTGAAAAATTTTCAAACTCTAGTTATTTGTACGATCAGATTAAAGCAACTTGTACGCTTGATGAGGAATGGGCTGAGTATGGGACTTACGGCATGGATAGAGATTTTAGTTGTTACTTCAGTAAATTTACTCTAAAACCGGAATATGTTGAGCAAGTCAAAACTTATTTTAATAATCGTCTTAGCGAATTACAGAAGAGCAAAAGTGAAATAGAATCGCGATGA
- a CDS encoding nitrite/sulfite reductase has translation MNQVWVKDYHELNDFEKLKLSKDGLDIVEKIPDYKESGFETIDPKERDLLKWAGVNVQKPRDAGYFLMRVKIPSGVMNSNQARVLANIAKDYGRGILDLTTRQAFQFHWLTIENIPIVMNILNKFQLHTIGSEGDCPRTIIGNPLAGIDPNETIDTRVIVQEVFEYFQGNREFSNLPRKFKISISTNVYNTGHAQINDLAFTPAVKKDGKNNIYGFHVYVGGGLSAKPYLAQKLNLFVYPHEVLKVSIAVTTLFRDYGYRKNRRHARLKFLFADWGRDKFETELLKLTGPLETSGIDLTCGWNAGYFYGVHPQKQLGLNYVGLSVPLGRLSAKDLLEVAQCADKYGDGSIRTCLSKNLVLGNIPTENIEALLAEKIIKRFTPNPKPFVGYTVSCTGKEFCNLALVETKEFALRLAQTLDEKVELDTPLRIHVNGCPNSCGQLQIADIGLRGTMGKLNGKTVEKFELSIGGSLGMNAGFATALQGAVSAEKVEEVLEDFISFYKNKRLPQESFHDFVSRFGSQAFQELLTPYTEFLGLASK, from the coding sequence ATGAACCAAGTCTGGGTAAAGGATTATCATGAACTCAACGACTTTGAAAAGCTAAAGCTATCAAAAGATGGCTTAGATATCGTTGAAAAAATTCCGGATTACAAAGAATCTGGATTTGAAACTATAGATCCTAAAGAGCGGGATCTCTTAAAATGGGCAGGGGTGAATGTCCAAAAACCGCGGGATGCTGGATATTTTTTAATGCGTGTAAAAATTCCCAGTGGAGTAATGAATTCAAATCAAGCCCGTGTCTTAGCAAATATCGCAAAAGATTATGGTCGGGGAATTCTGGATTTAACGACTCGTCAAGCTTTCCAGTTTCATTGGCTTACGATAGAAAATATCCCTATAGTTATGAACATCTTGAATAAATTCCAATTGCATACTATCGGGTCCGAAGGAGACTGTCCTCGAACAATTATAGGGAACCCCCTTGCGGGAATAGACCCTAATGAAACGATCGATACCCGAGTGATTGTACAGGAGGTTTTTGAATATTTTCAGGGAAACAGAGAGTTTTCAAATCTCCCGCGGAAGTTCAAAATTTCTATTTCGACAAATGTGTACAATACTGGGCATGCACAAATCAACGATCTAGCATTTACACCGGCGGTTAAAAAAGATGGCAAAAATAATATTTACGGATTTCATGTTTATGTTGGCGGTGGTTTATCGGCAAAACCCTATCTTGCCCAAAAGTTGAATCTATTTGTTTATCCCCATGAAGTGTTAAAGGTTTCAATTGCTGTTACAACTCTTTTTAGAGATTATGGTTATAGAAAGAATCGTCGACACGCGAGGCTTAAATTTCTCTTTGCAGATTGGGGCAGAGACAAGTTTGAAACCGAGCTTTTAAAACTAACTGGCCCTCTTGAAACCAGTGGAATAGACTTAACTTGCGGCTGGAATGCGGGATATTTTTACGGTGTTCATCCTCAAAAACAATTAGGGCTCAACTATGTAGGGTTATCCGTACCTCTAGGTCGGTTATCTGCGAAAGATCTACTTGAAGTCGCGCAATGTGCCGATAAGTACGGAGATGGTTCCATTCGGACGTGTCTTTCGAAAAATCTAGTGCTTGGTAATATACCGACTGAAAATATAGAGGCCCTCCTAGCGGAAAAGATCATCAAACGTTTTACACCGAATCCAAAGCCCTTTGTGGGATACACTGTTTCTTGTACTGGAAAGGAATTCTGCAATTTAGCTTTAGTTGAAACAAAAGAGTTTGCTTTGAGATTGGCACAAACCCTTGATGAAAAGGTTGAGTTAGATACTCCACTTCGAATCCATGTGAATGGCTGCCCTAATTCTTGTGGGCAATTACAAATTGCTGATATTGGATTAAGAGGTACAATGGGAAAGCTAAATGGTAAGACTGTCGAGAAATTCGAACTATCGATTGGAGGAAGCCTCGGAATGAATGCTGGCTTTGCAACAGCCCTCCAAGGGGCGGTCTCAGCCGAAAAGGTTGAAGAGGTTTTGGAGGACTTTATTAGCTTCTATAAAAATAAAAGACTTCCCCAGGAGTCATTTCATGATTTTGTTTCTCGGTTTGGATCTCAAGCCTTTCAGGAACTTCTTACCCCTTATACAGAGTTCCTAGGATTAGCTAGTAAATAG
- a CDS encoding TIM barrel protein, with product MDTLLFGISGLPLGNGSTKFNYASGIDYAKSIGLDAMELLFVRNVNVTDNNNSLILQAKLKNNFYLSAHGSHYINLNANEADKQEQSIERILKALEGLSKVGGRSLVFHPGFYLEDSKEGAYHTIRDNLLRLPLTGVDYRLETTGKGTQFGTLEELVSLCKEISSCKLCIDFSHIHARYNGKLKGLNDFAIILQYVSDELGKSALEDLHIHMGGVNYNEKGERNHLPLLQSDFNYVDCLKAIRYFNVKGCIISEGPMVEKDALLLKETYERL from the coding sequence ATGGATACACTTTTATTTGGCATATCTGGTCTTCCGCTAGGAAACGGTTCCACTAAATTTAATTATGCTAGTGGGATAGACTATGCTAAGTCAATAGGGCTTGATGCAATGGAACTTCTTTTTGTCAGAAACGTTAATGTTACGGATAACAATAATAGCCTTATATTACAAGCTAAGTTAAAAAATAATTTTTACTTATCAGCACATGGCTCGCACTACATAAATTTAAATGCAAATGAGGCGGATAAACAGGAACAATCCATAGAAAGGATCTTAAAAGCTCTGGAAGGGTTGTCCAAAGTTGGGGGGAGGAGTCTAGTCTTTCATCCAGGCTTTTACTTGGAAGACTCCAAAGAGGGTGCGTATCATACCATAAGGGACAATTTATTACGTCTTCCCCTAACCGGGGTAGATTATAGATTAGAGACAACTGGTAAGGGAACACAATTCGGCACCCTTGAGGAGCTAGTGTCTTTGTGTAAAGAAATTAGCTCGTGTAAATTGTGTATTGATTTTTCACATATACACGCAAGATACAACGGCAAACTAAAAGGGCTTAATGATTTTGCTATAATACTTCAGTATGTTTCAGATGAACTCGGAAAATCGGCTTTGGAAGACTTACATATTCATATGGGAGGAGTAAATTACAATGAAAAAGGTGAGCGGAACCATCTCCCGTTGCTACAAAGTGACTTTAATTATGTGGATTGCCTGAAGGCTATAAGGTACTTCAATGTAAAAGGTTGTATCATATCTGAAGGCCCTATGGTGGAGAAAGATGCACTATTACTAAAGGAAACCTACGAAAGGCTCTGA
- a CDS encoding pyridoxamine 5'-phosphate oxidase family protein: MLNEKLLDVLSHPADGAVSIVTNGDDGPHLVNTWNSYIVVTPDDKLLIPAYGFNKTERNLSVHNDVILSIASREIEGYKAKGTGFIVKGTTRFVKSGEDFDRMKERFSWVRAVLEIAVTSAKQML; this comes from the coding sequence ATGCTAAACGAAAAATTATTGGACGTACTTTCTCATCCCGCAGACGGAGCTGTCTCTATCGTGACCAACGGTGACGATGGCCCACATTTAGTGAATACTTGGAATAGCTATATAGTCGTCACACCGGATGACAAACTATTAATCCCAGCTTACGGCTTCAACAAAACTGAAAGAAACCTTAGCGTGCATAACGATGTTATTCTATCGATTGCCAGCAGGGAAATTGAAGGTTACAAAGCAAAAGGAACAGGTTTTATCGTGAAAGGAACTACCCGTTTTGTGAAATCAGGTGAGGATTTTGATCGTATGAAAGAAAGATTTTCATGGGTTCGTGCAGTATTGGAAATAGCTGTGACATCTGCGAAACAAATGCTTTAA
- the dltD gene encoding D-alanyl-lipoteichoic acid biosynthesis protein DltD, translated as MMNAKRLGPMVIAFIIFWLTILYTGAITQDIADYFWLTPGVIEAAGLAPPQEVLLGSIFQHKAMKTGDVLPMYGSSELGTGYDFNPTRVFANRPTDFTPFIIGRGSCQTLVHILNIAAQNDIKEKKIVITFSPDWFGNLQGIPNDKFSDNSSPLKVYDVLFNPDLSPKLKNRIVKRILDLPQVAKDDYLLKEYLTTYKSSDWKSLMTRLFLWPQVRLEYASMQIQDARNVKIASSKLDRRIVTKLASPTSDQAVNWEKIKEQAVTLAKTKMKNDFNIEDDLYAKNVKPATKGYQKGANKLNDSVEYDDLKLMLELLKEKHVRPLFVMIPHNGLFRDYTGLSLDIRKTYYQKVFRIIQDAGFQCVDLSSHERELYFMQDPWHLGWKGWAELDQIINDFDHN; from the coding sequence ATGATGAACGCTAAACGGTTAGGCCCTATGGTGATTGCTTTCATAATATTTTGGCTAACCATCTTGTATACAGGAGCAATTACCCAAGATATTGCAGACTATTTCTGGCTGACGCCTGGTGTGATTGAAGCGGCTGGGTTAGCTCCCCCTCAAGAAGTCTTGTTAGGAAGTATTTTTCAGCATAAGGCTATGAAAACCGGGGACGTCTTGCCAATGTATGGCTCTTCCGAACTGGGAACTGGTTATGATTTTAACCCCACCCGCGTTTTTGCCAATCGGCCGACAGACTTTACCCCGTTTATTATTGGGCGTGGGAGCTGTCAAACTTTGGTGCATATACTTAATATCGCTGCCCAGAATGATATAAAAGAGAAAAAGATTGTCATAACTTTCTCTCCTGATTGGTTCGGAAACTTGCAAGGAATCCCTAACGACAAGTTCTCCGATAATTCTTCCCCACTGAAGGTATATGACGTACTGTTTAATCCGGACTTGTCTCCTAAGCTGAAAAACCGGATCGTCAAACGTATATTGGATCTTCCTCAAGTTGCTAAGGATGACTACCTCCTTAAAGAATACTTAACAACCTACAAAAGTTCTGACTGGAAATCGCTCATGACGCGCCTATTCTTGTGGCCGCAGGTACGTCTTGAGTATGCCTCAATGCAAATTCAAGATGCCCGAAATGTAAAGATAGCTTCCTCTAAATTAGACCGCAGGATAGTTACTAAGCTTGCCTCTCCGACATCAGACCAAGCCGTCAATTGGGAGAAAATTAAGGAACAAGCTGTGACTCTAGCCAAAACAAAAATGAAAAATGACTTTAATATTGAGGATGATCTCTACGCCAAAAACGTCAAACCGGCTACGAAGGGTTACCAAAAAGGAGCTAATAAATTAAATGATTCTGTGGAGTACGATGATCTTAAACTAATGCTGGAGCTTCTTAAAGAAAAACATGTAAGACCACTTTTTGTAATGATTCCACATAACGGACTTTTTCGTGATTATACCGGACTATCTTTAGATATCCGAAAAACATATTACCAAAAGGTTTTCCGAATTATCCAGGATGCGGGATTTCAATGCGTTGATCTTTCCTCTCATGAGAGAGAACTCTATTTTATGCAAGATCCTTGGCATCTCGGCTGGAAAGGTTGGGCTGAACTGGATCAGATCATCAATGACTTCGATCATAATTAG